From the Prunus dulcis unplaced genomic scaffold, ALMONDv2, whole genome shotgun sequence genome, the window ATTAAATCTGTACATATAAGAatctaaacaaaacaaaagaaatgaacattaaaaaaataaaagataagataaaagataaaaaaattctcaactGGAAAGTGTTCTTATTCCAGAATTATCTGAGAGGAATTTGTACAATTGCTAGGAACAGAATGCATACAGTTCTATTTCTAGTAGTTGGAATTAAGCAAGACATACTAAAGCGGCAGATGGAGTACTCGAACTACACCCCTGATATGACATTTAAGGTGCATTATACTCTCAAGAAAGAAGCCAGTATACCTGTGCCAAACTTGAAGAAAGAACTCGCTCGAGATCATCAATTTCCTTTTGGAGACATTTGTCACGAGCAGCTTTACTTGAAAACTGGATGGCACGACCTTGTTTTTGATAAAGTATGCTAAGCTGCTTCTCCCCTTCCATTATTCTATATGCCAAAAGAACCAATTGTGAGATAATATATTCTAGCACCTCCGCCAAAGACTTCTCCTATGACCCAATCATATTCCAGTAACTGGACAGACTTGCTTGACATTTTATATAAAACTCGTGGCATATAGGACTACGAAACAAATCTCACTGACAATCCTAGAATCTCACCCACTATACTGCAAACCAACCtcacttattattattattattttttccaaaaaccCGGGACTCCACTTTGTCAGCTTACTTGTGAATAACAAACTACCACAATAAATCCTGCTCGACATGAAATCCCCACCACCAGCAACCCAAAACAGCCCTATTCCTAAGAAGTAAGCGTTATGCATGTGCCTTAGCACACAGAGAAATTCTGGACACAAGATATGTATATCTGTACAATTAATATTGTGGTACTTCATTCTAATTACTTTGTTACCATAAAAAACTGGAGCTTTTTCCCCTGTTTTATTCATTATTCAACTTCCTAAGCAGAATAACTATCAAAACAACGTTGCCCAACTCTATAAAGATGTAGAGTGAGAATTCCCTTTCAGAAGCACAAACACCGCATGGATAACCATTTATGATTCAGACAAACACTGGACATCAAACATACAACAATAACAAGAGACAAGCACAAAAAAGAGTGAGGGCCTTGAtcacctttttcttctattctACTATCAATGCATGCAATGGCATTCAATTCCATATGCTACCCAATTATGATCCACAAAAAGAGTTTACAACTATAAacaacaggaaaaaaaaaacacttatcAAGTGCAATTTAACACAGAAGTGATGCAAATCTTTCAAATGGCCTAGCGTCTAACGTCGACTAACCTCTGCCAGTTTTTGGCAAGCATCCTGAAGTTCGTTGACATAAATAGTATCATATTCCATAACAGAAACCATAGAAAAGGGTTAATTAATCAAACCGGGTAATATACAGCAGATTAAGTATTTTCCCATAATTATATGCACTCACATGATGTGTTTTCCATCCAAGAATTACTCGTCCTTCTTCAAACCAATGATTCTTCGCATCTAGAAAATCTTTTGGCAAGAATTACTCATCCTTCTTAGtatctaaaaaataattttttaaaataaatattgccACGGCTTTAAGATGGTTGTGTTTAGGTAGTTTGGTTGGAAGGAAATAGGTGGAATTTTCACGGCTTTAAGGATGAGGACCCACAGATTGTCTGGGGATCGATTTCGTTTTGGTATGCCCTAATATGgcacttgaaaaagaaaaaccaaattatTTTCCACCTTGCTCTAATTCTACTATGCCCTAACGTAGTATTTGGAAATCCTATGATGAACCTCCATGCGCatgtcagagagagagagagagagagagagaggaaacacacacacaaatcaAATAAAGTTATAAAACAACTAAACTCAGCACAAGCTGTGCCCGTTTAATACAGCATGACATGTTCTGCCAACAAATGCGGATCCACTACTTGTTTAGACATTACTTCACTTTCAACATGAATCATACACTAATCCAAAGATTGTTAGGTATTTTAACATCCAATACCAAAagtgaaacaaaaaattaacagCCCTAGTTTGACATACAGCTCAAAAGGAAAAtcaataaattaaacaaataataagTCTATACCTCACAAAAAACAATTGTGCAATCGGCAAAGAGAGATCAGACACTTAAATATGTAACTCTTGCTATTCCCAATCACAAGCCCACTGATGAACATATCCCCATTGCTGATTGAAACCCTGATTCGACATTACCAAACCTCAACTCAAAATCATACGGAAAATTACCTCTCTTGTGTCTCTTGCAGGTGGATGCGGCCAGAGAGCGTGAGAAAATCCGTTTTTCTCTCACTCAACTCACTCACTGAGACTGAATGagggagagagacagagagcgAGGGACACAGAGAGAAAGGAACGGAGagggaggggagagagagatcgatTGAGGTAGGGGTTGCGGACGGCGGCCATTTGGAGGTGGTGTGGTGGTGGTTTCGTCGAGTCGActgggagagtgagagagtgagagagaaagagagatggaGGCGTCGTCGAATGCAAAAATGAGGGAGGAGAGAGTGAGTCCAATAGGATTGGACGGTCCAGATTATCTGGcgcttttaaaaaaacaattaacgGTCTAGATTAATAGTATAGAAGGcaaaaagttatttttatCCCTATAGTTTGACACTTTTACCGTTTTTGTTGCTGTCCTTTGAATTTGGTCAATTTTGTCCTCATTATCTCAATATAAAGTAATTTAAAGACAATCCTTAATTTGTatcaattttttcaacttcTATTAGTTATGGAGGGGGTAATTTAGTCAGCCAACGAAACTTCTGAGTGGGACTAAACCGTGTCGTTTCCAAGGAAACTTGATTTACACGACAACTCGTTCAAATTTAACGATCAGTCGTTTCACCggatttgaaagaaaaaatatccCACTTTTCTCCCAAAATTTGACCTTGACCGCTCTGCTACTAAATACTACTAGATATAGTGTGTTTTTTTATGTCTGGAGAAAGTGAGAGAAAACAATGGTGAAGCGGAGGCAAGCGCATTTGAGCAAGGATTCAAAGGTGGAAGTTTGTAGCAACGAAGAGTGTTACAGAGGTCCATGATCCTCAGCCACAATCCTTGACCGTGAACCATCAGATCCGGccacaaacaacaaaaggaaCAACCTTGGCAACTCAAGCAAGGCTCTGGCGCAGTACGATAATCTGGTCTCTGACGACGACCCAAACAAGCCACTCACTGAGCTTGTTGACGTGCTCTCCATCCGGCCAGTGGCTCCTCCTGACAATCCTGACCAGCACTTCGAGCCAGCCGACGGCGTAGATGCCTCTTACCTTGATACTTGGTGGGTGGGGGTTGCGATGAAGTTTGAGGACGACAAGTATACGGTGGGTTTCAAAAACCCATCTGATCTGCTTCAGCTGCGGCCTCCTTGGGATTTGGAGGACCGCATATGGGTTCGTGCTCCTAAGGAGGCACTAGTTCTACATTTTAATAATACATGTGGATTTGTACTTGGTTTATGCTTGCATgggctttctttttttttcctccttaaAAAGATTTCTAATTTCATAACAAGATAATCTTTTTATGTTGTTGCAATTTTTAAGAGCTGTTTATCCGTGTTCATGTTTTTTAAATACCGGTTGTCATGAGTATCATTGGTTCTTTTGACTGTTCTATTGATTTTCCTGAATTAAGATTTctaatttcataaaaagatAATCTTTTTATGTTGTTGCAATTTCTAAGGGCGGTTTATCCgtgttcatgtttttttaataccgATTGTCATGAGTATCATTGGTTCTTTTGACTGTTCTATTGATTTTCCTGAATTATCAACCCAAGTTGTCATTTTTATTGCTTGTTATCAATTTTGGTCTGAGCCAGTACTTGACAGCAGGTTTGtttgtgctttcttttttttcctttaattttttttttttttttggtgggacTTCTCTGATATTGTGGTGTTTGCTGAACAAGTTCCCCTCCTCCTAAATCGTATCTGCTTTCTGTAAGAGTTGATTATCAGTATCAATTTACTTATAAAAGATGcacggtttttttttttttttgggtattcCATATTAGGAACTTGTGGTTTTCTCTAGTTTTAAGTTTGAGTTTCCTAGATCTTTAATTATATCTTTGCAACTTCATGCCTTCTCTGCTCAATCATTTATCTCTTTTGCTATATATCTGGCTTCCTTCTATTTTTgagatatgatacaaatttcTATATGCTATGATTTTGATAGAAAGAAAACTGATCTTTGTCACTAATCTGCTTCAGCTGCGGCCTCCTTGGGATTTGCAGGACGGCATATGGGTTCGTAACCGGAAGGAGGTACTAGTTCTACATTTTAATAATACATGTGGGTTTGTACTTGGTTTATGCTTGCATGggctttcttttgtttatcaaAGAATTGTTTTTGGAGCTTTCTACCATGGCATTTCATGATTTAAGAACATGCAGGTTGTTTTTGTGCATTGGCCTTGCCTTTGTTGTTCTGCTTTTAgattcttcttcctttttttttttttttctccttaaaAAGATTTCTAATTTCATAACAAGATAATCTTTTTATGTTGTTGCAATTTTTAAGAGCGGTTTATCCgtgttcatgtttttttaataccgATTGTCATGAGTATCATTGGTTCTCTTGACTGTTCTATTGATTTTCCTGAATTATCAACCCAAGTTGTCATTTTTATTGCTTGTTATCAATTTTGGTCCGAAGCAGTACTTGATATCAGGTTTGtttgtgctttcttttttttcctttttttaaaattttttttttttttgggacttCTCTGATATTGTGGTGTTTGCTGAACAAGTCCCCCTCCCCCTAAATCGTATCTGCTTTCTGTAAGAGTTGATTATCAGTATCAATTTACTTATTAAAAGATGCAcggtttatttttttgggtattcCAAATTAGGAACTTGTGATTTTCTGTAGTTTTAAGTTTGAGTTTACTAGATCTTTACTTATATCTTTGCAACTTCATGCCTTCTCTGCTCATTCATTTATCTCTTTTGCTGTATATCTGGCTTCCTTCTATTTTTgagatatgatacaaatttcTATATGCTATGATTTTGATAGAAAGAAAACTGATGTTTGTCACTAATGGTTCAAAGAGGATGGCGGAGGCAATTTTCAGCCTTGGGACAGGAGTGGAAGTAAATCTCAACGAAAAAAATCTATTGTGTGCTTGGTTCCCAACAATTTATCTTGCTGAGCTAGGGGTCATCAACTCTTTCTTGCTTCAATTTAAGAGCTCAAACAACTGTGATGTTAAAGGGGTTGTAAATGGTCCTCAGCTTCCGGAATCAggcaaaatatttttgaacttGATGGAAATGGTGGATGCATTCTATGATATGGGTTGGTGGGTCGGACAGATTACACAAAATCTTACAGAAGAAAAGTATCTGGTCCGTTTAAAATTCACAAAGCAGGTAAAGGAATGCAGTCCTTCAGACTTGAGGCCTCACATGGAATGGACGGATAGCGGATGGGTTACTGAGACCAATGGAACATGGGCTGATTGCTTTCAGGTATGcatatttttctcttattttatattaggaaAAAAGAGATAGGGGTGTCATGGCATGAGTCTTTATTATGGCTATGCTTATGGTTGTAAACATGTTTGAATCACCCTGTCTCCGAAATATAATCATTAAGATGCAATTATATCAGGTAAGTTTAAGTTTCTATGCTGAAAAGCGTACGTGGGCTCAATTATTTGTAGGTGGCTAGACTTGAGTCCTTGCATTGATAAATCACCTTATGGAAAgaccaaaaagaaaccaaaaattaatCAGAAACCTAATCAGATGCAACAATTTTACGTATTTCCAAGAACTTAGGATGGGTGCATCCGGAACACTCCTTATCTTTTGCACAATCATTTTCAAGGAACTTTGAGTTTACTAGGTCTTTACTTATATCTTTGCAACTTCATGCCTTCTCTGCTCATTCATTTGTCTCTTTTGCTATATATCTGGCATCCTTCTATTTTGgagatatgatacaaatttcTGTATGCTATGATTTTGATAGAAAGAAAACTGATCTTTGTCACTGATGGTTCAAAGAGGATGGCGGAGGCAATTTTCAGCCTTGGGACAGCAGATTCTGAACTAAAAGGGGGAGCTGAGAGGGAGCTACAATTGGATGATGGAGATGCTGGAGATGCTGGAGGTGATATAGATACTAGAGGTGCTGGAGATGCTGGATGTGATGGACATGATGGAGATGCTGGAGATGCTGGAGGTGCTGGAGGTGATATAGATACTGGACGTGCTGGTGATGCTGGAGGTGATAAGGTCTATTTCGTTCACGAAGTATTGAAGCTCGGCTTCAACTACCCTGAAAACATCCACCTTTTTATCAGGATCAACGTCTCCAGCATCTCCAGCATCTCCAGTATCTCCAGCATCTCCATCATCTCCAGCATCTCCATCATCTCCAGCATCTATATCATCTCCATCATCTCCAGTATCTCCAGCATCTCCAGCACGTCCAGTATCTATATCACCTCCAGCACCTCCAGCATCTCCAGCATCTCCATCATGTCCATCACGTCCCAGCACTCTCCAGCTGAGTATCTATCCAGATTGTCTCCAGATGGTTTCCACAAAAGCTCCCTCTCAGCTCCCCTTTTGGTTGATGGAGATGCTGTCCCAAATTCAGCCTGGGACAGCAGATATAGACTAAAAAAGGAGGATGAGGAGGTGCAAAATGGAGATACTGGACGTGCTGGAGATGCTGGAGATACTGGAGATGATGGAGATGATATAGATGCTGGAGATGATGGAGATGCTGGAGATGATGGAGATGCTGGAGATACTGGAGATGCTGGAGATGCTGGAGACGTTGATCCTGATAAAAAGGTGGATGTTTTCAGGGTAGTTGAAGCCGAGCTTCAATACTTCGTGAACGAAATAGACCTTATTCACTTCAATTCCGGACAGGAGCTGAAGGATGGAATTGAAGCTTTACTCCTGCAAGAAAGTGCACGGTTGCATGAGACTTCCAATACCCCATTGATCTCAAAATTTACTTTCATGTACTCTGCTATAAATGGTGATGAATGGATTGAACTCCCCATCGATGAGATGGATTGGGTGGACTTTGCAGCATGTACGCCATATTTACGCCTTCGATGTGCTTCTTGAGATAGATGATGTTGATGTCCAGGAGTTTTAAGGTAGATGATTTTGATGGCGGGATAGGCCACTTCCTCGGACCTGTGCGAGTTTTTGACCATAATGACATTCCTAGTTTGGAGGAGACGGTTACAAGAATGATCAGGCCACATTATCCTGAAAGTGAGTTCCAGGTCAAGTATTACAGTTATGAAGATCTAGACGGTGACTCTAACAACAATGATCCTCGTAACATTGTTCAGCTGGATGTATCCACTTTGGGTTGGGAGGAAGTCGTAATGGAATTAGACGTGGTAAGGGTCAAGCCTTTTAATCCTCCTCAGTTGCTGTGGGTAGCAAAACTCCATGAAAGACAGGTAATAGTCCAGAGTTTCGTAAACTTTGTTGTAAATTGTCTAGCATGTTGGTTTGCTCTCTTTGGCCTCTGGTTCTGTACTGTGTGCACTGATGGTTTTGGTTATGTCTTATCTTGTTGCTCTTGTCTTTTTTACAGTTATGCTTGGCTGGATGTTGCCGGTTGTGCTTGGTGCTATTCTAATGTCTGCTCTATTTTGCTTCTATGGTTTGTCGCCTTATTTTGTTGTAGTTAAGAATTCTGGCGGTGACATGTACGGTTTGGAGTTGAAAAAGTAGGGGAAATACTATGAACCGAGTGCTATTCTCTTAAGCATAGTTATTATAATGCCTTTTGGACAAAAATTTGTCTCCCTTGGATTgctcaattctcatggctcaTATGCTTCAAACAACACTGTTTTTGTTAAGTGCAGGTTTTTCctgttaacttttttttattttatataatataaatatcaGTTGTGTGCAAATTGTTCCGTTAAATGTCTTTACGATATCAAATGTATTTCCTTCCATTCggttttagttaaatttttcaTGTAATCCTTCGGCCCCTCTACGTTTGAAGCTCCACACTTGCCCTATGTGGCTTTTCAATATGGATGCAACAGATTCTGGTTGCAtagttgtatatatatatatatatatatacacacatatatctGGGAGTTCAACAATCGTAAACGACTATCATTTAGGTTCATCAAGGATCAACCTTCAAAACATCAGTAAAATCGGAAACCATTTGATAATCTTAACTGTGCAGACAGACATAGTCTGACCAATATGATGATGGTAATGAAATAGCTTTAGTAAAGGCACCCTGCTCGATATGATAAAAGTATATTTCGTTAGTAAATATTCAACCTAATGcagaccaaaataaaaaaataaataaaaaatcaacctAATCATACTTTTATCAACTGCCACTCACCCCTTCTAGTTTCTAATATAATACTTCGATTTATCCTGTTCCTAACACCATAACAACATAAAAGCACACTCCTCTCAATCAAAATTGCAATCTAGAAAATATGTCTAAGTTgcttaaataattataaaccTAGTGGCACTCCAATAAATTGTCAAAGCATAGGCCCCTACCAACCTAAGTAAAAGGACTAGATTTAAGAATAAGCTTATCCTTAATTAAAGTTAGCCTCATGTTTTGATGTTATATGGCTGAattttgaaaggaaaaaaaaaggttcataCACCTAGTAGGAATTAGGGGTTTgtagaacaaataagaaacCCATGACAAATCAAATTTAATCATAGCAATAAACAAGATATTTCAACCATGTCATTATCCCTTGGAGCACATACATAGTGACAATCTCCTTGAACCCATCAATCAACAACTAGATTAGTTCATTCTTTTAATGTACCACAAAATGCATCAGCTTCTGAAATTTGCCTATTGAGAAAGACGGATAAATTTCGCAGGCACGTGTGTGGCTCTTTGTTTCTGTTTGGCAAAATGTTAATTTTGTTACATGTAGTTTGATATACATTGAATTTTCAAGGAATGGTGGATTCatgaatttttataagggtaagttaaatgttttttttttaatttttttttcttttatagtgGAGATATATTATAagccctttttttctttttcttgaaacaaaaatataaataaaattttataaatcaaacatGTTTCATAGCTGAAAAAGTTTTTATTGTAGTCACCGTAGAAATTGGAAGAGTTAACACTAAACTAATCAACCtatcaatcaaataatatgcCTTTGCTCtgtctattttaattaatacttGACATAGTTATGAAAGAGTAGACATAGTTTGAAAGATATCAAGATCATGTTGGTGaacttcaaactcaaaaagttCGAGCTGGCACCTCAATAAACATAATTCTTTAACAGTGAAATCttgagaataaaattttgtctATAAGCTTGCAAATATCATCAATCTTAAATGATTTAAAACCATTGTTAAGGTCCAAAGCAGAGCTGAGAATAAGAAGTTCCATTGTTCTTTCGCTAAATCTACTGTTTAACTCTTTCCATTGATAATCTATTGTATCATTGAATAAATCAACTCAATAATGATGTTCAATTGTAATATCATCATGTTGCTGACAAGAACGACGTGTACCAACTTTATAAGGAGCATTCATATCTAGGAAAGCATGGTAAACAATATGCCTTATCTCTTTGTCGGTTTATTATCATCATGTGACATGATATCCTAACAAGAAATACTAGACACCAAAAATCATATAcgataattaataattcaagttgCAAAAGTAAAACATACATCAACAATCTCCAAAAGTTTTCACCTAAACCATAAATCATAACAACtattaacaacaacaactaaaattggaaattgaatatatataaaaataaaataaaaagagaaaaacttaccAAGATTGAAGAACCCACTAAAGATAGGTTGGTACAGTTTTTTAAGAGAGGATAGCTATTTCCTCTAGGCTCTCAAGATTCAAATATGGCGGCCATTGCACAAgccatataattaattaacccaaacaaagagataaaataattaaaaaaaccaaacaaatccAAAAGATTTTCAGCTTAAAACCTCTCGGCCATGGCAAAACTCCCAACACGATTGTTCCcttgaaatttcaaacaacAAAGCATCACAACCTCACAAAATTTTCTCTTACACCAAATATTAAGTAACGATATTAAACCTATATAGGTCAAGAAGAATGTTTTATGGGATCGATTGGGGTTTTGGGAATTGATGAATTGATTGGTTGTCAAGTGGGAAAAGAATCAATCTGGCGACCGAAATTTATTTTGGCTTCCTTTTATTAATTACGATGATAAAAGATAATTGAAATTCCACCGGTCGAGAGATTCCATGCAACttggctttttttttgggagtgGATATGTGGGGAGCGCGAGCACGACAGTTTCAATGGGCCGAATCTGCATTTTAAATGCTTCATTCTCGTGAATATTGACAGAGGATATGTTGATATGAATATGACTAAGGAGAATAGGATTAAGAAATGAGAAGTTAATTCTGGTACAACCtagagaataaaaaaaattagaggatccataaaatcataatattagacaaaaatatttatccaGATCGTCAAATAAGACTTGATCCTCTCCATATCTCAACTACTAATTATTAGTATCGGACTAAAAGTATAATACTAGTTTAGGAGTTGTCAACTAGGAACTCAAAGAGTAGAAGGGGATTTGATTCAAGTTATGTCTTTGGCTAGTTGTGAGATGCTTTGGAAAGGTGTTTGAGTTGGGAGTATTTGAAGTTTGTTCAAATTGgttgtttgttgttgagatTGGTCGTCCCTAGGGCTTTAGGTCCTGCCTCTATTTACAGGCTTCCTGGTTCTTGTCAATGCACGCTTGGTGGAGAGGTGCACCAATCTGTTGTGAGTTCCTTCTTTTGCAGTTGAAATGAAATTGGTGAACTGGGAAGGGGGTGGTTGGCTGGGATAGTGGTTGGATTACTCAGAGGTGATGCATTGGGGTTGGGGCGGAGAAGGGGAGAGaggtttaatttttattttatactcGTATTTGCAACGgaagttgaaaaaatttgacagaaattGAGGATACTGAGAGCAAATATTGAGAGCTCAGTTAGTGGCAGAGTAGATCTTGGTTGATGAATATCAGCGTGATATTAgaagattgaaaaaaatagGGCAAAGACAGCAGAGGAGAATCTACGTCAGCTTGAATTATTGCAggcagaaaatgaaaagttatCAAAAATGGTAACTTTTTATTCTAAAGAGATGCAAAAATAGCTGGAGGCATTGGAGATCCCAGGGAAACGCAAGCGAGATCACGATGGAAGTTTTGCTCAAGTTAAGAGAGTGATCTTTGGGAGCTCAAGTGATGAGCCCCAAGAAGCGGTGCGTGAAGACCCAAAAGAGGACATCCAGATGGCCAAACTAAAAGCTCCTGTGGTGGAATCAGAAAGTGTGACATGatgaaaatgaagatgaagatgatgttgttgttgtttttttttttaaaatttaatttaattttgtttgtaatgCAGCCTTTGTTtgaagtaaatttttttttttttaaacaatcaGAAATAAACTAACTAATCACACCacgtaaataaataaataaaaactgacttaacaaaaaaagtaaataggaaagaaaacaaagaagttctctaaaaattttattttaagaacacacaaatatatatgCAACTCAAGGATGACCAGTTAAGGGCTTCAGAAAACACAGCCAGGGGTTCTGGGAAGCTTGGAGGTGTCACAATGATCCCGCTTAAAACCCAAACTTCTTAGACACCGAAGGTGTCACCTAAAGAACTCCTAGACCCTGTATTGACGAATGTGTTCACTGGAGTTACCAAAAGTCAGCTCATATGATACATTCAAAtgcttaaaatttaaaaagaaacaaaaacttaaaattataataacaaaacaagtaaagaaaaaggattGGATTACTCCCCTTGAAGCGATTAGGTCGAGCATGGATGCAATTGGAGGTCGCGAACTTCTCCCAATACTCCACACTTCCTATCTTTATGATTGAAGTTGCCTTGTCTCTCCCTTTTTATTGAGCTATTGCAATATTTCTAACTCcgacaatttttctttttgaattatCACCAAATGTGACAAATCCTCCATCTTTGGGTATAAGAGATGAAAGTTTGGATTCGTCTCCAGTCATATGCCTTGAGCATCCGCTATCCAAGAACCATTTGCCATTGTTCCCATAGGATTTGAGGCATACCTCATCATCTTTTGCCATAAGACAAAAGTTGGCCATTTCATTGTCTCTTGAGTTTTGTTCAGATTCACTTCCATTTGAATCATCCCACGTGACCTTCAAAGCTTTCTTCTTGGACTTCTTCCCTTTTAGACGAGGGCAATCTGTTTTGTAATGTCTAGGCTTGTGACATTCAAAGCATGTAGGTGGATCTTTCTTACTTGAATCACCTTTTGAAGCTTCCTTCCAGTGAGGCTTTTTACCAAATgccttctcatttctcatgaATCTTTTGAAACACCTTGTAATGAGCGCCATTTCTTCATCATTGCTATCCCCTTTGTCATCCACACTTTCTGGATGAGAGGATTTGAGTGCAAGACTTCTTTTAGGTGGTTCTCCTTCTTGTCCCTTCTATGTAATCTCATGAGTCATGAGTGAACCCAAGAGTTCATCAAGACTTAGCTTTGAAAGATCTTTAGCTTCTGTGATTACTGTGACTTTAGGCTCCCATTTCTTTGGTAGGGACCAAAGAATTTTTCTCACATGTTCAACATTAGTATAATCCTTACCAAGGGCTTTCAAAGAGTTAATGATATCAGTAAAACGAGTAAACATTTTTGA encodes:
- the LOC117613312 gene encoding uncharacterized protein LOC117613312 isoform X2; translated protein: MKFEDDKYTLRPPWDLEDRIWLRPPWDLQDGIWVRNRKERMAEAIFSLGTGVEVNLNEKNLLCAWFPTIYLAELGVINSFLLQFKSSNNCDVKGVVNGPQLPESGKIFLNLMEMVDAFYDMGWWVGQITQNLTEEKYLVRLKFTKQVKECSPSDLRPHMEWTDSGWVTETNGTWADCFQRMAEAIFSLGTADSELKGGAERELQLDDGDAGDAGGDIDTRGAGDAGCDGHDGDAGDAGGAGGDIDTGHAGDTGDAGDAGDVDPDKKVDVFRVVEAELQYFVNEIDLIHFNSGQELKDGIEALLLQESARLHETSNTPLISKFTFMYSAINGDEWIELPIDEMDWVDFAACTPYLRLRCAS
- the LOC117613312 gene encoding uncharacterized protein LOC117613312 isoform X3 is translated as MKFEDDKYTLRPPWDLQDGIWVRNRKERMAEAIFSLGTGVEVNLNEKNLLCAWFPTIYLAELGVINSFLLQFKSSNNCDVKGVVNGPQLPESGKIFLNLMEMVDAFYDMGWWVGQITQNLTEEKYLVRLKFTKQVKECSPSDLRPHMEWTDSGWVTETNGTWADCFQRMAEAIFSLGTADSELKGGAERELQLDDGDAGDAGGDIDTRGAGDAGCDGHDGDAGDAGGAGGDIDTGHAGDTGDAGDAGDVDPDKKVDVFRVVEAELQYFVNEIDLIHFNSGQELKDGIEALLLQESARLHETSNTPLISKFTFMYSAINGDEWIELPIDEMDWVDFAACTPYLRLRCAS
- the LOC117613312 gene encoding uncharacterized protein LOC117613312 isoform X1, encoding MKFEDDKYTVGFKNPSDLLQLRPPWDLEDRIWLRPPWDLQDGIWVRNRKERMAEAIFSLGTGVEVNLNEKNLLCAWFPTIYLAELGVINSFLLQFKSSNNCDVKGVVNGPQLPESGKIFLNLMEMVDAFYDMGWWVGQITQNLTEEKYLVRLKFTKQVKECSPSDLRPHMEWTDSGWVTETNGTWADCFQRMAEAIFSLGTADSELKGGAERELQLDDGDAGDAGGDIDTRGAGDAGCDGHDGDAGDAGGAGGDIDTGHAGDTGDAGDAGDVDPDKKVDVFRVVEAELQYFVNEIDLIHFNSGQELKDGIEALLLQESARLHETSNTPLISKFTFMYSAINGDEWIELPIDEMDWVDFAACTPYLRLRCAS